From Candidatus Pedobacter colombiensis, one genomic window encodes:
- the nusA gene encoding transcription termination factor NusA — MSNINLIDSFQEFKDFKNIDRPTVISVLEEVFRSMLRKKYGTDENCDVIVNPDNGDLEIWRTRKVMEDGFSEDDDLEIELAEVKQLDPDMEVGDDYIEQITLESFGRRAILAARQTLVSKVLELEKDEIFKKYKDRVGEIVTGEVYQVWKKETLVLDDEGNELMMPKTEQIPADYFKKGDAVRAVILKVDMVNATPKIIISRIAPEFLQRLFEIEVPEIFDGLITIKKIVREPGERAKVAVESYDDRIDPVGACVGMKGSRIHGIVRELKNENIDVINFTNNISLYITRALSPAKITSIKLDDETKHASVYLKPDQVSLAIGRGGHNIKLAGKLTGYEIDVYREAGEEDEDVDIEEFSDEIDSWIIDELKSVGCDTAKSVLALSVDELVKRTDLEEETIKEVMSILKSEFE; from the coding sequence ATGAGCAATATTAATTTAATCGATTCATTTCAAGAGTTTAAAGACTTCAAGAACATCGACCGTCCTACAGTGATTAGTGTGCTGGAAGAGGTATTTCGCAGTATGTTGCGTAAAAAATATGGTACGGATGAGAATTGCGACGTAATTGTTAACCCGGACAACGGAGATTTGGAAATCTGGCGTACCAGAAAAGTGATGGAAGATGGCTTTTCTGAAGATGATGATTTGGAAATTGAATTGGCAGAGGTAAAGCAATTAGATCCGGATATGGAAGTTGGTGACGACTACATTGAGCAGATCACTTTGGAAAGCTTTGGTCGTAGAGCGATTTTAGCTGCTCGTCAGACCTTGGTTTCTAAAGTATTGGAATTAGAGAAAGACGAGATCTTTAAAAAATATAAAGACAGAGTTGGCGAGATCGTTACCGGTGAGGTTTATCAGGTTTGGAAAAAAGAAACCTTGGTGCTTGATGATGAAGGTAATGAGTTGATGATGCCTAAAACTGAGCAAATTCCAGCTGATTATTTCAAAAAAGGAGATGCTGTTCGTGCCGTGATTTTGAAAGTGGATATGGTAAATGCTACGCCAAAGATCATTATCTCGAGAATTGCGCCTGAGTTTTTACAACGTTTATTTGAAATCGAGGTTCCTGAGATTTTTGATGGTTTGATTACCATTAAGAAAATTGTTCGTGAACCGGGAGAGCGCGCTAAGGTTGCGGTTGAATCTTACGACGACAGGATTGATCCGGTGGGTGCCTGTGTTGGTATGAAAGGTTCACGTATTCACGGTATCGTTAGAGAGCTTAAAAATGAGAATATTGATGTAATTAACTTTACAAATAATATCTCACTATATATAACCAGGGCGTTGAGTCCTGCAAAAATCACCTCTATTAAATTAGATGATGAAACTAAACATGCTTCAGTTTATTTGAAGCCGGATCAGGTTTCGTTGGCAATTGGTCGTGGTGGACATAACATTAAATTAGCTGGTAAATTAACCGGTTATGAAATTGATGTATACCGCGAAGCAGGTGAAGAAGATGAGGATGTGGATATCGAAGAGTTCTCGGACGAAATCGATAGCTGGATCATTGATGAGCTGAAATCTGTTGGCTGTGATACAGCTAAGAGTGTATTGGCTTTGTCTGTTGATGAGTTGGTAAAACGTACCGATTTAGAAGAAGAGACCATCAAAGAAGTCATGAGTATTTTAAAATCAGAGTTTGAATAA
- the rimP gene encoding ribosome assembly cofactor RimP, which translates to MQVEKRVTELVEEKISDRPELFLVEVRMLPNNKLIIHVDGDQGISIQDCAAISRHVGFHLEEENAIEKAYNLEVSSPGVGEPLKLKRQYIKNIGRELSVKLAGGEVKEGKLLSADENSITIEAKVKEKGKKVQLVETSIDFNDITETKVLISFK; encoded by the coding sequence ATGCAGGTAGAAAAAAGAGTAACAGAATTAGTTGAAGAGAAGATTTCGGATAGGCCGGAGTTGTTTTTAGTTGAGGTAAGGATGCTGCCAAATAATAAGCTGATTATTCATGTTGATGGCGATCAGGGAATTAGTATCCAGGATTGCGCAGCCATTAGCAGGCATGTGGGTTTTCATTTGGAAGAGGAGAATGCAATTGAAAAGGCTTATAATCTGGAAGTATCTTCGCCAGGTGTCGGCGAACCTTTAAAGCTTAAAAGACAGTATATTAAAAATATTGGACGTGAGCTGAGTGTAAAGCTGGCTGGTGGTGAAGTGAAAGAAGGGAAATTGTTAAGTGCTGATGAAAACAGCATAACCATAGAGGCAAAGGTTAAAGAAAAAGGTAAAAAGGTTCAGTTGGTAGAGACCAGCATAGACTTTAATGATATAACAGAAACAAAGGTTTTAATTTCATTTAAATAA
- a CDS encoding phage holin family protein translates to MKFIIEMLLTGLAVFIGARYIVSGVTVDSFGTAVIAAVLIALANATIGFILRVLTFPINFLTLGLVSFIISVLMILLVSNIMTGFHTSGFWSAAFLAIVVAIMKAIFSSIAGTEKN, encoded by the coding sequence ATGAAATTTATTATAGAAATGTTATTGACAGGGCTTGCTGTATTTATAGGAGCACGTTATATAGTATCAGGCGTTACAGTAGACAGCTTCGGAACAGCTGTTATTGCTGCTGTTTTAATTGCACTAGCCAATGCAACTATTGGATTTATTTTACGAGTACTTACTTTTCCTATTAATTTTTTAACGCTTGGGCTGGTTTCATTCATCATTTCTGTGTTGATGATCCTATTAGTCTCCAACATAATGACAGGGTTTCACACATCAGGATTCTGGTCAGCGGCATTTTTAGCAATTGTTGTAGCGATCATGAAGGCCATATTCAGCTCTATTGCCGGAACAGAAAAAAACTAG
- a CDS encoding ORF6N domain-containing protein, which translates to MNQTNAVVIPDEVVMNKIYVIRDQKVMLDRDLAELYGVKAIRLREQVKRNKERFPENFMMQLTEEEVECMVSQNAIPSKQVLGGALPYVFTEHGVLMLSNVLKNEKAIQMSIRIIEVFVKLREIILLHKDVSLLVEQVEKKLSKQDEKIKVLFTYLSKFIEKEDKPRSEIGFKRKGK; encoded by the coding sequence ATGAACCAAACCAATGCTGTAGTTATACCTGATGAAGTGGTAATGAACAAGATCTATGTGATTCGGGATCAGAAAGTGATGTTGGATAGGGATCTTGCTGAACTCTATGGAGTTAAAGCTATACGTTTAAGAGAGCAGGTGAAACGTAATAAGGAGCGGTTTCCGGAAAACTTTATGATGCAGCTAACCGAAGAGGAAGTAGAATGCATGGTATCGCAAAATGCGATACCATCAAAGCAGGTACTTGGAGGGGCTTTACCATATGTGTTCACAGAACATGGTGTGCTTATGCTGTCGAATGTATTGAAGAATGAGAAAGCAATACAGATGAGCATACGTATTATAGAGGTGTTTGTGAAGTTAAGGGAAATAATACTGTTACATAAAGATGTTTCTCTGCTTGTTGAACAAGTAGAGAAGAAGCTGAGTAAACAGGATGAAAAGATAAAGGTGTTGTTCACTTATCTAAGTAAATTCATTGAAAAAGAGGATAAACCAAGATCAGAAATAGGCTTTAAGCGAAAAGGGAAATAA
- a CDS encoding Tex family protein, which produces MSNHSKIIAAELAVTEKQVIATIELLDEGATVPFISRYRKEATGSLDEVQVAGIRDRFQQLRELDKRREAILKALAALDKLTPELEAQINTATNIATIEDIYLPYKPKRKTRASEARKKGLEPLALFLLEQGKIAPETEAGKFLNDELGVTSLADALAGARDIIAEIVNENVEARTAMRNYFQQKATFKSAVIKGKEEEGVKYKDYFNWDEPLKTAPSHRVLAIRRGENEGILKLDAMPSEEGAIDILERQFVKGHNACADEVKLAVQDSYKRLLGPAMETEIRNLSKEKADEEAIRVFAENARQLLLAAPMGQKNVLAIDPGFRTGCKVVCLDKQGKLLENTTIYPHTGQGNVKKAAEKLMELCAKYEIEAVAIGNGTAGRETEVFVRGLNIPGIVVVMVSENGASIYSASEVAREEFPTQDITVRGAVSIGRRLMDPLAELVKIDPKSIGVGQYQHDVDQNKLQASLDDTVMSCVNAVGVELNTASKQVLAYVSGLGPQLAQNIINYRNEHGAFKNRESLRKVPRLGDKAFEQAAGFLRIRNAEAALDASGVHPERYALVHKMARDLNCSVNQLVKDAELQKQIKPQQYVSEDIGLPTLNDILAELAKPGRDPREQFEVFSFTDGVNEIADLKVGMKLPGIVTNITNFGAFVDIGVHQDGLVHTSQIADKFVANANEVVKVHQKVEVTVVEVDVTRKRISLSMKKEVGAKPKQDHKGGGERAKSSASRSFSKLDQHKKPLAKPQHKGGQKEKPLPEGDLQLKLEALKNMFK; this is translated from the coding sequence ATGAGCAATCATTCTAAAATCATTGCTGCTGAGTTAGCAGTAACGGAAAAACAGGTTATCGCTACTATTGAATTATTAGACGAAGGAGCAACTGTTCCATTTATTTCGCGTTACCGGAAAGAGGCTACGGGGAGTTTGGATGAGGTACAGGTAGCAGGTATCCGCGATAGGTTTCAGCAATTGAGGGAACTGGATAAGCGTAGAGAAGCTATTTTAAAGGCCCTCGCAGCATTGGACAAGCTTACGCCAGAATTGGAAGCGCAGATTAATACGGCAACAAATATTGCTACCATAGAGGATATTTATTTACCATATAAGCCTAAGCGCAAAACAAGAGCTTCTGAGGCCAGAAAAAAAGGGCTGGAGCCATTGGCATTATTTCTACTGGAACAAGGCAAGATAGCCCCGGAAACAGAAGCTGGTAAGTTTTTAAATGACGAGCTGGGTGTAACTTCTTTAGCCGATGCATTGGCAGGGGCAAGGGATATCATTGCTGAGATCGTAAATGAGAACGTGGAGGCAAGAACCGCGATGCGTAATTATTTTCAGCAAAAGGCCACTTTTAAATCTGCAGTAATCAAAGGCAAGGAAGAAGAAGGGGTTAAATATAAGGATTACTTTAATTGGGATGAGCCGCTAAAAACGGCACCGTCGCATAGGGTTTTAGCTATCCGCAGAGGAGAAAATGAAGGTATTTTGAAACTGGATGCTATGCCTTCAGAAGAGGGTGCAATTGATATTTTAGAACGTCAGTTTGTTAAAGGCCATAATGCCTGTGCCGATGAGGTTAAACTGGCGGTACAGGATAGTTATAAGCGTTTACTAGGCCCTGCAATGGAGACCGAGATCAGAAACCTTTCTAAAGAAAAGGCTGATGAGGAGGCAATCCGCGTATTTGCCGAGAATGCCCGTCAGCTATTGCTTGCTGCTCCAATGGGACAGAAGAATGTGCTGGCTATAGATCCTGGTTTCCGTACCGGATGTAAAGTGGTGTGCCTGGATAAACAAGGTAAATTGTTAGAAAATACAACCATCTACCCGCACACAGGGCAGGGTAATGTTAAAAAGGCAGCAGAGAAACTGATGGAGCTTTGCGCCAAATATGAAATTGAAGCTGTTGCCATCGGTAATGGTACTGCCGGAAGGGAAACTGAGGTTTTTGTTCGTGGATTAAATATTCCGGGCATTGTGGTGGTAATGGTGAGTGAAAACGGAGCATCTATTTATTCTGCCTCAGAAGTGGCACGGGAAGAGTTTCCTACACAAGATATTACCGTAAGAGGTGCAGTCTCTATTGGTCGCAGGTTGATGGATCCATTGGCCGAACTGGTAAAGATTGACCCTAAATCGATAGGTGTAGGGCAGTATCAGCATGATGTGGACCAGAATAAGTTACAGGCTTCGCTTGATGATACGGTTATGAGCTGCGTAAATGCGGTAGGTGTGGAGTTGAATACTGCTTCTAAGCAAGTATTGGCTTACGTGTCTGGTTTAGGTCCTCAGTTGGCACAAAACATCATAAATTATCGCAATGAACATGGCGCATTTAAAAATCGCGAGAGCTTAAGGAAAGTGCCACGTTTGGGTGATAAAGCATTTGAGCAGGCTGCGGGTTTCTTGAGGATTAGAAATGCTGAAGCGGCTTTAGACGCTAGTGGTGTGCATCCGGAGCGATATGCTTTGGTTCATAAAATGGCGAGGGATTTAAACTGTAGTGTAAACCAATTGGTTAAAGATGCGGAGTTGCAAAAGCAGATTAAGCCTCAGCAATATGTAAGTGAGGATATTGGCTTGCCAACTTTAAATGATATTCTTGCTGAGCTGGCTAAACCGGGAAGAGATCCGCGTGAGCAGTTCGAGGTGTTCAGCTTTACTGATGGGGTAAATGAAATTGCCGATCTGAAAGTAGGAATGAAATTACCGGGTATTGTGACTAATATCACCAATTTCGGTGCATTTGTTGATATAGGTGTACATCAGGATGGTTTGGTGCATACGAGTCAGATTGCGGATAAGTTTGTTGCCAATGCCAATGAAGTCGTTAAAGTGCATCAGAAGGTAGAAGTTACCGTAGTTGAGGTCGATGTGACACGTAAAAGGATTTCCCTGTCTATGAAAAAAGAGGTAGGGGCAAAACCTAAACAAGATCATAAAGGAGGGGGAGAAAGGGCTAAAAGCTCTGCTTCGAGGTCTTTCTCAAAGCTGGATCAGCATAAAAAGCCATTGGCGAAGCCTCAGCATAAAGGGGGGCAAAAAGAGAAGCCGCTACCTGAAGGGGATTTGCAATTGAAACTGGAAGCATTGAAAAATATGTTTAAGTAA
- a CDS encoding pyruvate dehydrogenase complex E1 component subunit beta, with amino-acid sequence MREIQFREALREALSEEMRKNENVFLMGEEVAQYNGAYKVSQGMLDEFGDKRVIDTPIAELGFAGIAIGAAMNGLTPVVEFMTFNFSLVAIDQIINGAAKMLSMSGGQFPVPIVFRGPTGNAGQLGAQHSQNFENWYANCPGLKVVVPSTPYEAKGLLKQAILDPDPVIFMESEVMYGDKGEVPEEEYYLPIGKANVVKEGTDVTIVTFGKMLTRVVNPAVEELTKDGISVEVIDLRTVRPIDYATIIESVKKTNRLVVVEEAWPLASISSEIAFNVQKNAFDYLDAPVLRITCADVPLPYAPTLIAASLPNAEKVIKAVKEVMYVNK; translated from the coding sequence ATGAGAGAGATTCAATTTAGAGAAGCTTTGCGTGAAGCCTTAAGCGAAGAAATGCGTAAAAATGAAAACGTTTTCCTTATGGGCGAGGAAGTTGCGCAATACAATGGCGCTTATAAAGTTAGTCAGGGTATGCTTGACGAGTTTGGCGATAAACGTGTAATTGATACACCAATTGCTGAATTAGGCTTTGCCGGTATTGCTATAGGTGCTGCAATGAACGGATTAACTCCGGTTGTAGAGTTTATGACTTTTAACTTCTCTCTGGTTGCTATAGATCAGATCATTAATGGTGCAGCTAAAATGTTGTCTATGAGTGGTGGACAGTTTCCTGTTCCAATCGTATTCCGTGGCCCAACCGGTAATGCAGGTCAGTTAGGTGCGCAGCACTCTCAGAATTTTGAGAACTGGTATGCCAACTGTCCGGGTTTAAAAGTTGTAGTTCCTTCTACGCCTTATGAAGCTAAAGGATTGCTTAAACAAGCTATTCTTGATCCAGATCCAGTTATTTTCATGGAGTCGGAAGTAATGTACGGTGATAAAGGTGAGGTTCCTGAAGAGGAGTATTACTTGCCAATCGGTAAAGCTAATGTGGTTAAAGAAGGTACTGATGTAACCATTGTTACTTTTGGTAAAATGCTTACCCGTGTGGTAAACCCTGCGGTTGAGGAATTGACTAAGGACGGAATTAGTGTTGAGGTGATTGACTTACGTACTGTACGTCCTATTGATTATGCAACAATCATTGAGTCTGTTAAGAAAACCAACCGTTTGGTGGTTGTAGAAGAAGCATGGCCACTGGCTTCAATTTCTTCTGAGATTGCATTTAACGTTCAAAAGAATGCTTTTGATTATTTAGATGCTCCTGTATTGCGCATTACTTGTGCTGATGTACCGTTGCCTTATGCTCCTACGCTTATCGCGGCTAGCTTACCTAACGCTGAAAAGGTGATAAAAGCAGTTAAAGAGGTAATGTACGTTAATAAATAG